The window ATCCCGAGTGCGGCCAAGCACAGCCAAGGAGTAGAGACAAGACCCTGGGTGAAGGTAAATATGCAAGCCCACACAAAGGAAAAGTGAATACGCTGTGTGCTTAGGCAATTTGAAATGACAATGCTCCCAGGATTAGATTAGAGACCTTCTTGTTCTCTGCAGTAACATTAGGTTTACTTTAGAAATTGCAATTAGCTTAAAAGTTGTGACTTCTAACATGGCTCTCTTGCCTTTCTTGTTTTACTCTATCAGGTGGATGCTAGTATAGTCGTAATCcgtctataatttttaaatagaacttCCAACAAGAAGTGCTCCCTGAGAGCTGTAAACTTCAAAAAATAGAATGTGACTGTAGGCACTTATGCTAATCTCCCTTTTGTTAaatcagcttcttttttttttttttgaattgaatCTTGCCTGATTGAATAGCAAGCATGGAAACTGCCAGAATAAATGCTATTATCTATGTACAGTAATTAAGGAAATAGTCCTTGTCACTCTAATAGGAACCAGGCCTTGCCTGCCTGGAATAAAGTTAAATGATTAAGAATTTCTGGAgcatagagaaaaagaaaggaaaatctgtTATTAACATGTGGTTACGGCAGATGAATAGTGGACGAAATAGAGTGATGAAgaagttaaataataaaaatgtattaaaatttctagtttaatgaaatatttttttcaagaagggaaaatctttagtttcttttcaaattaaaaaaaagtgttttgtagaGAAGTCCCTGGGTTTACAAatcaatcatgcataaaatatagggttcccatataccaccttattattatcacgttgcattggtgtggtatgtttgttatgattgatgaaagcaccttttttttttttttttttgcataggcaggcaccaggatcgaacccgggtctccagcatagcaggcgagaaatCTGTCACCGAGGCGCCGTCGCACAGCCCCCAAAGctcgtttttataattgtactattacctatagtccatggtttaatttaagaTTCACAGTTTGTGGTGCAGTTTCATGGgacttcaaaaatttttattctattaccatatatacaatctaacatttcccattttaaccgtATTTGGATGTATATTTTAGCTccgttaattatgttcacaatattgtgctaccatcaccaccatccatttccaaaacatttccatcattccattcTGTACACTGTACAGAAGCCTTAGCTCCCTGTACCCTATGCCCATCCCATTCTCTGGTGACCCGTAGTTTAGATTCTGACACTATGAGTTTACTtagtctaattatttcatatctatGAAATCTTACAATGTTTGcccttattttactcagcatgatgttctcaaagttcatccatgttgtctcatgtatcagaacttcattcctttctaaatattctattgtatttgtatacaacatttatttattcattcatcagttgacggACACGtgggttgctcccatcttttcCCAATTGCGTGCAATGCTGGTATAAGCATCAGCAAGCAGATATCTGTTTGggttcctgctttcatttcttttgggtatatacttagaagtgggatttctgggtcatacgctgattctatatttaactttctgaggaactatcattcagtttcttccttttttttttggagagaatcgactattcattcatttatgtcaGTGTATTATTTTAAAGCATAGCTTGACCAAATACAGGTCAAACCCTACTATACTAAATATTAGCAATTCTCTTACATCCACAATAAGCATTTTGCGGTTATGAAGAGTACTAATCTTTGAAAAAGGCTACACAATGTAGTTTTGAATTGGTGCTGACAGAAGGAAAATTTCCCTTATGAATTTGCTGTGCCAAAGCGTGGTGTCCAGTCCTTTCCCTTTGATTTTCTGTATGGCTCTCTccccatctctctttctctgtgtatttttctctctctcttgtctacaCTAAATCTCATTGTTCCAAACATGGCAAAGAAGAGCATAAGGGCACGGGCAAGTCTTGAAGTAAACTTCATCCTGAAGCcatgaaatagaagagaaatagttTGTTTTCTTTAGAAGATATTGAAGTGGAGTGGCTTCTGCAGGAGAAGAAGGGAGTAATATCTTAACCATATTCTTAAAAATTGTTGTATTCTATCTGGAAGATCTACTCAGGGATTAGTAAACTTTTATCTGTTAAAATTATACAGATTTTATATAATTATCTAGATATTAAATATGTTTAGCATTGTAAGCCATAAagtctgtcacaactactcagctTCACTGCTGCAATGTGAAAGAATCCATAGACAACATGGAAATGAATGAGTGTGGTATGTTCcaccaaaactttatttatgggcactgaaatttgaatttcatataattttcatgtgtcataaaatattattcttcttttgagttgttttaatcacttaaaaatgtaaaaaacaattCTTGGCTCATGAGCCATACAAAAACAAGCGGCAgtgattcagtgatagaatgtCTGTCTGCtacgcgggagacctgggtttgattcctggtctatgccacccacccccaccccaccccacaaaaaAAATAGTGGCAGGCTGCATTTGGCCCACAgaccatagtttgctgacccctgatctAGTTGATATGTATTTTTAACCACTTAACAAATGTTTATGAAGCTCCTAcattgatgaaaacatttttaaagctgtgcGATAAATAATATGTACAagacattcaacaaacatttaacacatatttattgtgctctACTATGTCTCAGGCACAGTGCTTGGTGCTAGAGATACAGTGGAGAGCGATATAGACGTGGTCCCTGCTTTCACGGAGTTTTGATTGTTATAATCATGAGGAGTGCTATGGCAAGGAAGTCACAGAAGTTGCAATAGCACCTAACAGAAATAGCCTGCCTTCAAGTagctttcatttgtttgtttgttttttatggtACTTTGTCCTTGATCTGACTACTTTTAATTCCACCACCATCTGATTAGTTTTAAAGTAGTCATGGCCTTTAAACTTTCCTGTAGGCAGAGAGAGCAAATCCATATctagaaaaaatttccattctagTTAGGACAAAATACTGCTCCTGCATTATGGAAAAGGTTCAATTAATCTGCCACCAAGTGGCTGTCTGGTCTCTCAGGGTATGGTATCATATAGGAGGCTAAGCCTGGATTTCCACTGTTGGAACACTCAGCAGTCGTGGTATCCAAATCCAACACAGTAAGAGGAAATTTATATTGTTCAACTCATAAATAATAGCCATCTCTGCCACTGTGGCCAATTTACTCATGAATAAGCTCTGAAATTCCTAGGAAAGACTGACTGACATTTACAGATCATGTTTTCCAGTTGATTATTAAGATCTTCCTCTGCAAAAGGTGCCCTCTGATAAACGTTCACACAGGACACAAATATTCTCACATGCTAGGGCCCTTTTGTGAGGTCCATCCTTACAATTCTCTCCCAATCATCTTCATTACCAATCTTCCAATCTGTTCCTTCCAAGTGTTTGACAATTTGGCTAAATCATTCAGCACTACCCTCGAAAATTGCTTTAAATCTGTacttcttctgtttcctttcagGAAAGGATAACAATCATAGTATTATTTGGGTTTTACCCACTGAAAGAATTACTCTTTCCTACTGTCCTTCAAGGTCACCTTTTGCTAAGGCAATAATGCCCCAGCAGTCCACTCTTAGCTGGTGCATATtcctgttgattttcttttttttatttcctcaggtcACTTTTCATAGGCAACTCCCCGTAAGGCTATTGGAGTGAATTGAACAGGAGGTGGCAGTGTGCTTAGTAAGTGCACTGGGAGTCACCTTCCCATGCAGCTCACTGCTGCCTTCTCCACCTGCTTTAATACAATCTCATTTTAACATTTCCACTTGATTTTGGAGTGTTGCTACATATGTCCAATTTCATGGGCTGATCCATTAGATAATATGCAGTTCATAGTGGGCAGCTCAGGTCACTCGGTCCCCTGATGGCCCATTATCAAAAGCATTCTTTCTCTTCCAGCCAGGACATGTTTCTGCAAAATAGAATATGTCCTGGCTGGCAGATTGCATGACTTTGCTCCAAACTCTGGGGGCTTATGCTTGATTCTTCCATTGGAACTGCCTGTACAACATCCTTCATAGTCACACTCGCTTTGAGGACCATGAATCTGCTATATTTTAAGTCCAAGTGGCTCCCTGTGCATCCTGGACGCATGGGAGAATTGTCATTTGCTCTGGGACCTAATAAAAGTGAACAGCCTTAGGTGTTGTTTGGTAAAATGGATGTAGTAGCTTATCCAAGTGTAGTATGTGTTgcctccaaaatcctaagaggaCTTTTAAATACTTCTGTACTGAAAAGGCAGTGCCCtggactttttgtgtgtgtgtgtgaacaataatatatatacaaaaaagcaataaattccaaagcacatccCAACAattaattacagaacagatttcagagtttggtatgggttacagttctacaattttagattttttccttctagctgctctaggaaactggagactaaaagaaatgtcaatataatgattcaacatttgtacttgtttgttaaatctgtcttctctgtacaactccaccatcacatttgatctttctcccaatctttaggagtatttgaactatgcctattctaactttttcatgttagaaaggactgttgataatatgggatagagagatggaaatagttgatgttctggagaggctgcccctTTGGTTTTTAGGACTTAACTGGCCTAgaaacccatttggaggttgtaggtttctggaaaataatcatggCACATGAAGAATCTCAGATACAGCTCTAGGTgatctttagggttggcaggaatggttttggttggggtttggcaaaccattataagtagcaatgtctaactgaagcttgcataagagtagcctccagactctatttgaactctctgagtcattgataccttattgtcatgcttctttccccccttttggtcaggaaaacaTTGTCGATTCCATGGTGTcaggaccaggctcattcctgggagtcacatctcaagttgccagggaaactttcacccctgaatgtcatgttccatggagtggggagggtaatgatttcatttgcagagttgggcttaaagaagGAACGGcaatgtctgagcaacaaaagagatcctcaggaagtaactcttaagcataattataggtaggctaaacttctctgttacataagTAAgttttacaagagcaagcctcaagattaagggcttggcctattcattTGGGAGTTCctagtgtttgagacagtatcagcgATAGAGCCCTGGATATTTATGAGGTCTATCTCATACCCTTTCATAGACCATGCATTTTGTTAAGGTGTCTAGAATAAATACTGCTTCTTATctactgtttttgtttcctaggcgGCTGaaggaaataccatgaaatgcGTCAGGTTAAACAATAGGAATGTATTTTCTTATGGTTTTAAGGCTAATGGAAAGTCCCAATCACTATGGTGgggttttctccctgaagattgtgACAcatggggctggctgccagcttTCCTTGGTCTTGAGCTTATCATTCAACAACACACagggtggcctctcctggcctctccgttctcttctgaattttgttgatttcagcttcttacttcttgtggctttctctctgtctgtctgaatttcactctgtttTTAAAAGTCTCCATTAATAGGATTATGACCCATCCTGATTGTAATGGGACATAgcttaactgaagcagcctcataAAAAGGCTTTATATACAATGGGTTAACACCACAAGAATGaactaaatttaagaacatgttttttcccaGTACATATAGCTTCAATGCACCACATCTGTTATGTATATATCTGGTATCTGCCCAtacgaacccaagtctctggcctggcgggcaagaattctaccactgagccaccatcgcactgcccctgCTATATCTTAATAATATGAAATGAGCAATGTAGTGAATTACAAGCATGTCTGGTGGTATGGTGAGGTAGACAATATCCTGTTAACTAAATTTTGACAGAAAGCCAGAGTTGCTATAGCCCTGAAATAAGACAGTGAAAGTGAACTGCTTTCCTGCCCAATGAGTGTAAACTGTCCTGGTATTCCCTACTTATTAGGATAGTGATCTTAGTCATTATCATTTCAGTACCTGCATACCAAGTTCCAGGATCTGTTGATTTGCTCAGTAAAGGGATTATGTTTACGAAAGCATTGCAGCTGAAGTGCTGCCATCTGACTGAATTAAAGAGAATTCATTGTCACACTACAAGACCCGTATATTTTCTGCAGTGGCTGTGGAAGTGAATTAAATGGGGCTATGGATAAAAATCACCATTCCAGTAACATTCCAAtcgtactttttttctttttttttaaattaaaaaatttacaagaaacacaagcattcccaacacacacactcagcaattcacaatatcatcacatagttgcatattcatcatcatgatcatttcccagaacattagcatcaattcagaaaaaaaaataaaaagacaacagaaaaatataacaaagagaaaaaaaaaattttacaggccataccccttcctgatccctttcattgatcactagcatttcaaactaaatctattttaacatttgttccctctattatttatttatttattttattttttatttttttaattaaaaaaattaactaacacaacatttagaaatcattccattctacatatacatacagtaattcttaatatcatcacatagatgcatattcatcatttcttagtacatttgcatcgatttagaaaaagaaataaaatgataatagagagaaaaaaattaaaataataataataataaaaaactatacctcagatgcagcttcattcagtgttttaacataattacattacaattagatagtattgtgctgtccatttctgagtttttgtatccaatcttgttgcacagtctgtatcccttcagctccaattgcccattatcttgccctatttctatctcctgatggtttctgttaccaatgacatattccaagtttattctctaatgtcggttcacatcagtgggaccatacagtatttgtcctttagtttttggctagtctcactcagcataatgttctctaggtccatccatgttattacatgcttcataagtttattctgtcttaaagctgcataacattccatcgtatgtatatatcacagtttctttagccactcgtctgttgatggacattttggctgtttccatctctttgcaattgtaaatattgctgctataaacattggtgtgcaaatgtccgtttgtgtctttggccttaagtcctctgagtagatgcctagcaatggtattgctgggtcgtatggcaattctatattcagctttttgaggaaccaccaaactgccttccacagtggttgcaccatttgacattcccaccaacagtggataagtgtgcctctttctccgcatcctctccagcacttgtcattttctgttttgttgataatggccattctggtgggtgtgaggtgatatctcattgtggttttgatttgcatttctctaatggccagggacattgagcatctcttcatgtgccttttggccatttgtatttcctcttctgagaggtgtctgttcaagtctttttcccattttgtaattgggttggctgtctttttgttgttgagttgaacaatctctttataaattctggatactagacctttatctgatatgtcatttccaaatattgtctcccattgtaggctgtctttctgctttcttgatgaagttctttgatgcacaaaagtgtttaattttgaggagctcccatttctttctttctttcttcagtgctcttgctttaggtttaaggtccataaaaccgcctccaattgtaagtttcataagatatctccctacattttcctctaactgttttatggtcttagacctaatgtttagatctttgatccattttgagttaacttttgtatagggtgtaagatacaggtcctctttcattcttttgcatatggatatccagtttattgaagagactgttctgtcccaggtgagttggcttgactgccttatcaaagatcaaatgtccatagatgagaggatctatatctgaacactctattcgatttcattagtcgatatatctatctttatgccagtaccatgctgttttaaccactgtgacttcataatatgccttaaagtccagcagcgtgagacctccagcttcgttttttttcctcaagatacttttagcaattcggggcaccctgcccttccagataaatttacttattggtttttctatttctgaaaaatatgttgttgggattttgattggtattgcattgaatctgtaaatcaatttaggtaggattgacatcttaactatatttagtcttccaatccatgaacacagtatgcccttccatctgtttaggtcttctgtgatttcttttaacagttttttgtagttttcttggtataagtcttttgtttctttagttaaatttattcctaggtattttattctttcagttgcaattgtaaatggaattcatttcttgatttccccctcagcttgttcattgctagtgtatagaaacactacagatttttgaatgttgatctttttttttttttcttgtttaaaatggaaagtttatTTGCTCAGTACACCAAATAGGATGCAAGCACTGTCATgacaaatatacagaaatatgCAGATCAACTTAAAACAGTAATTTAGTTTAAATGAAGGGAAATCTCCTTAAATGTTATGGCGACATATTCCCAAGAAGAATCTTGTCTTTAGTTAAttatacatttcaataaaataaaggtgatgatggagtagATGGAAGTTAGCTTGtatgaattttccttaaaaataaaattctaactcTATTAATCCATGCCAGTTAAACACTAGAACTAAAATTTTCACATAAgtgcaaaaggagagaaaggagttaGTTACCCTTTTTGTTTGAATAGTCCAGAAAAAAATGGCTACTACAAACAGAGCAGACAAACTGTTAAGACTGACTGATCTAGAACATAGTGTAGTACTGAATTTCAGTCTCCAATTGTGCTAAATGCTCATCATTAGTATGGCACATTTTGGTCCATGATGTTGTTTAATGCCAAGCTAGATCCCAATTTGTTACAGAAACACATAGATTActgttgctttttaatttgtttttaaatatatattttaaaaagccaggtATACTTCCACATACAAAGGCAGGTTTTCTGAAGAACAAGTTATAGGAAGTAGTCTGGGGTGCGCCGGGTGACATGAGGCTCTCCACGGCGAGGTGCTGGGTCAAACTGAAGGAAGGAATACTTTAAAGTGTCATCTAACTCCATGATAGCAGCCTGGTTCCCACAACGGTAACAATAATTGGGTGCACTGAAGATAGTAACCACATTCCGATCATGACACCAATTGTATCCCTCCATTACAAGTTGGTGGGCACGAGAAACCAGTGTGAGACCATTGGCATGGTTAAACGTTTCAGAAATGTCTTGTCCAAAAGTGTAGCCAGCACCACGTGGAGAAATCCCCCATCCACCACGATCATCTGGATCTGACCACAACAAATCACACATTGGGCCCTCATGTGGAACTTCTTGTAAACGATCCAGGGCTCTTATATGATCCAGTGTATCTATGGACGGAGAGAGACCACCGTGGAGGCAGAATATCTGTCCATCTACTAAAGCTGTAAGCGGAAGATAATCAAATAGATCTGtgaaatatttccaaacattGGCATTTCCATACTTTCGCAGACATTCATCATAAAAGCCATATACTTGGGTAATTTGTCGGCTTTCATGGTTTCCTCTCAATATTGTAATGCGTTCTGGATAACGCACCTTTAATGCCACAAGAAGAGTCACAGTCTCCACAGAATAATAACCTCTGTCAACATAGTCACCCATGAATAGATAGTTTGTATCTGGTGATTTCCCACCAATTCTAAAGAGTTCCATAAGATCATGAAATTGACCATGAACATCTCCACAGACGGTAACAGGACAACGAACTTCTTgcacatttgattcttttgttaaaatttccTTAGCCTTTTCGCACAGGGTCCGCACTTGGTTCTCGTTAAGCTGCTTACATTCGTTCAGCTGCTCGACCCACTGGTCCAGCTCCTTGGTGAACGCCTTGTCTTCCATGGCGGCCCGCTCCCCTTCCCCGCcgcctccctccccccttcccgcccccgccccggcgCCGAGCGccgctcccctctcccctctcccaccGCTGCGGCCGCCGCCAGCTCCCGGCGGGAGAGGAagctgaatgttgatcttataacctgctgctttgctgtactcatttatagctctagtagttttgctgtggatttttcagggtttttgacgtaaaatatcatatcatctgcaaacagtgatagttttacttcttcctttccaattttgatgccttgtatttctttctcttgtctaattgctctggctagaacctccaacatgatgttgaataatagtggtgatagtgggcatccttatcttgtgcctgatcttagggggaaggttttcaatttttccccattgaggatgatattagctgtgggtttttcatatatttccgctatcattttaaggaggttcccttgtattcctatcctttgaagtgttttcaacaggaaaggatgttgaatcttgtcaaatgccttgtctgcatcaattgagatgatcatgtgattgttctgctttgatttgttgatatggtgtattacattaattgattttcttatgttgaaccatccttgcatacctgggatgaatcctacttggtcatgatgtataattcttttaatgtgttgctggattcgatttgctagaattttgttgaggatttttgcatctatattcattagagagattggtctgtagctttctttttttgtaatatctctgcctggttttggtatgagggtgatgttggcttcatagaatgaattaggtagctttccctccacttccattttttttaagagtttgagcagggtttgtactaattctttctggaatgtttgttagaattcacatgtgaagccgtctgttcctggacttttctttttgggaagcttttgaatgactgattcaatttctttacttgtgattggtttgttgaggtcgtctatttcttcttgagtcaaagttggttgttcatgcctttctaggaacttctccatttcatctacattgttgtatttattagcataaagttgttcatagtatcctgttattacctcctttatttctgtgaggtcagtgcttatgtctcctcttccatttctgatcttatttatttgcgtcctctctcttcttctttttgtcagtcttgctaagggcccatcaatttgttgattttctcatagaaccaacttctggtcttattgattttctctattattttcatgttctcaatttcatttatttctgctctaatctttgttatttctttccttttgcttgctttggggttagtttgatgttctttctccagttcttccaagtggacagttaattcccaaatttttgccctttcttcttttttgatataggcatttagggcaataaatttccctcttagcactgcctttgctgcgtcccataagttttgatatgttgtgttttcattttcattcgccttgagatatttactaatttttcttgtaatttcttccttgacccactgattgtttaagagtgtgttgttgagcctccttatatttgtgaattttgtggcactctgcctattattgatttctaacttcattcctttatgatctgagaaagtgttgtgtatgatttcaatctttttaaatttgttgagacttgctttgtgacccagcatatggtctgtctttgagaatgatccatgagcacttgagaaaaaggtgtatcctgctgttgtgggatgtaatgtcctataaatgtctgttaagtctagctcatttattgtaatattcaaattctctatttctttattgatcctctgtctagatgttctgtccattgatgagagtggggaattgaagtctccaactattatggtagatgtgtctatttcccttttcagtggttgcagtgtattcctcacatatttttgggcattctggttcggtgcataaatatttatgattgttatgtcttcttgtttaattgtttcttttattagtagatagtatcctccttgtctcttttaactgttttacatttgaagtctaatttgttggatattagtatagccactcctgctcttttctggttgttatttgcatgaaatatcttttcccaacctttcactttcagcctatgtttatctttggatataagatgtgtttcctgtagacagcatatggaaggatcctgttttttaatccattctgccagtctgtgtcttttgattggggaattcagtccattaacatttagtgttattactgtttgggtaatactttcctctaccatttgccttttgtattatatatatcatatctaattttccttctttctacactcttctccacacctctctcttctgtcttttcatatctgactctagtgctccctttagtatttcttgcagagctggtctcttgaggtcacaaattctctcagtgactttttgtctgaaaatgttttaatttctccctcatttttgaaggacaattttgctggatatagaattcttggttggcagtttttctcttttaataatttaaatatatcatcccactgtcttcttgcctccatggtttctgctgagaaatctacacatagccttattgggtttccctcgtatgtgatggattgtttttctcttgctgctttcaagatcctctctttctctttgacctctgacattcaaactagtaagtgtcttggagaacgcctatttgggtctattctctttggggtgtgctgcacttcttggatctgtaattttaggtctttcataagagttgggaaattttcagtgataatttcttccattagtttttctcctccttttctcttctcttctccttctgggacacccacaacacatgtatttgtgcacttcatattatcattcaattccctgagcccctgctcaaaattttccattcttttccctatagtttttgtttctttttggatttcagatgttccatcttccagttcactaattctaacctctgtctcttgaaatctaccattgtaggttttcattgtttttttcctctcttctactgtatctttcattcccataagtttgtgatttgttttttcagactttccatttcttctttttgttcatcccttgccttcttcatgtcctccctcaatttattgatttggtttttgaagaggttttccatttctgttagtatattcagaattagttgtctcaggtccggtatctcatttgaactattggtttgttcctttgactgggccatatcttcaattttcctggtgtgatttgttattttttgctggcatctggacatttaatcagatttccctgagtgtgagaaccagcaggttgaaagactttcctgtgaagtctctgggctctgtttttcttatcctgcccagtatgtggcacttgt of the Tamandua tetradactyla isolate mTamTet1 chromosome 2, mTamTet1.pri, whole genome shotgun sequence genome contains:
- the LOC143674142 gene encoding serine/threonine-protein phosphatase 2A catalytic subunit beta isoform, whose translation is MEDKAFTKELDQWVEQLNECKQLNENQVRTLCEKAKEILTKESNVQEVRCPVTVCGDVHGQFHDLMELFRIGGKSPDTNYLFMGDYVDRGYYSVETVTLLVALKVRYPERITILRGNHESRQITQVYGFYDECLRKYGNANVWKYFTDLFDYLPLTALVDGQIFCLHGGLSPSIDTLDHIRALDRLQEVPHEGPMCDLLWSDPDDRGGWGISPRGAGYTFGQDISETFNHANGLTLVSRAHQLVMEGYNWCHDRNVVTIFSAPNYCYRCGNQAAIMELDDTLKYSFLQFDPAPRRGEPHVTRRTPDYFL